The nucleotide window GGTCTCGCCCATAGACTCCAGCGGGAACAGCTCTTTCATTCTGGCATTCGGGTATCTCCAGCCCAGCGTAGTGTCGTAGGCCGTGAGATTGCCGAATTGAAAGGCGTTTTCGAGTTTCGGTACCGAGAACGGTGCGCGCGTCATGGACTCGACGCCGCCGGCGAGTACACAGTGATTCTCGCCGCTCTTGATCGCGCGAAAGCCGCAGGCAATCGCCTCCATGCCGGACGCGCACAGGCGGTTGATCGTGACGGCGGGGACGCTGTGCGGCAGCCCGGCGAGCAGCACGGCCATGCGCGCGACGTTGCGATTGTCTTCGCCCGCCTGATTCGCGCAGCCGAGATAGACTTCGTCGATTCGTTCGGGATCGAGGGAATTGCGCTCGACCAGTCTCTTCAGTACCAGCGCCGCCATGTCGTCGGGCCGCACGGATTTGAGGATTCCGTTGTGCCGTCCGACCGGCGTGCGCGTCATATCGCAGAGGTAAACTTCAGGCATATCTACGCGTCGGTCGGTTGGCAATCGCGGTCCGACGCCCAAGTTGCCTTACCATTCAAGTCGTATGTGGCTGCGCGTACTCCGGTTTCGTGAACACCAATGGACGCTCGGGGATGACCATCGGAATCACACAATACGATTTGAAATCCTGCCTTATCAGAACGGATCATAACTCCCATGTTGCCCTTAGGACTCGAAATCATGATGGCCGGCTGGCCAGAAGCGTCACTTGTCGTGAAATGCACAGCTCCCCTCTTCCCAGTACCCAGCAGACTCATCGAAATCGACTCGTCCTCTTGGCTGAATGATAGCATGAACCGTGAATTACCTCGCTTATCGACGACACCGATTGAAGGTTGAGAGTCCACGCCCTCGAATCCAACGATCACTCCTGCTCCATTTGAATTCAGTAGACTTATGCAAGGCTGCGGCTCAGATTCAAGGACTATGCGAGGATTCTCTGCCGAATCGCGGACAGAGATATGGCGAGTCGACATTGAATCCGCAGTTGCAGTAGGAGTGACAGTGCCGTCCACCAAGAGCTCAGCCGAGTCGCTATCGTTCTCGACGGAGAAGCTTAAGCGCACTCTGCCCTGCTTGTCACTTGCGCTGACATAAGGTTGCGAAGACACTTCATCTAAACCAATCAATATGCCCGCACCTGTTTGATTGCGCAACCCAATAGTGGGGTGGCCACGTGAAGCATCCAAAGTAATGCGTGGTTGGCCAGATTCGTCAACAATTGCAAGGTAATCGGTAAAGACGGGTTCGGGCTTCATCTATTCCTTCACCTTGACCGTCTTTGGCTTGAGGTAGGCGTCGAAGAATTCGATCTGCTTTTCGTAGGTCTGGATCGTGTTCTCTTTCTTGGCGGAGCCGTGGCCTTCGTCGGCGAAGATCAGCGTATCGACGATGCCGCCATTGGCGCTGATGGCCGCGCACATTTGGCGGGCTTCGCCGATGGGGACGCGCGGATCGTTGGCGCCGTGGATCAGTAGCAGCGGCGTCTTGACGTCGCCGGCTTTGTGGATCGGCGAGATCGTCGCGAGGAAAGTCGAGTCCGACAGCGGGCCATATTCGGCTTCGCGCAGCGCACGGCGATAGGACGCGGTGTTGGTGAGGAAGGTCACGAAATTCGCAATCCCGACATCACAGACGGCGGCGGAGAACAGCGTCGGGTATTCGGTGATCATCCCGAGTGAAACATAGCCGCCATAGGAGCCGCCGCGAATGGCCATCATGCCCGGCGCGGAATAGCCCAGCTTGACCAACCAATCGGCCGCAGCCTTGTAATCTTTCAGCGAATCCTTGCGCTTCTTGTAATTGTCGAGGGCCATGAAGTCGCGGCCATAACCCGACGAGCCGCGCGGATTGACCGCCAGCACACCGTAGCCGTTCAACATCAGATACTGATAGTTGCGGATGAAGCCGGGGCGCGCCTGACCCTCGGGGCCGCCGTGCGCGTCGATCACGAACGGGACAGGTTGACCTTGCTTCCAGCTCGGCGGCAGATAGAGGAAGGCGGGAATCTGCAACTTGTCGAAACTCTCGAAGCGGACGAGCCGGGGTTCGATGAACATGCTGCGATCAATCCCGGCATAGATCGAGAACGTAAGCTGTTTGAGCTCTTTGGTCGTCGGGTTCCACTTCCAGACATCGGGTGCGCGAGTGGGGCCCGAAAAGGAGACGTAGATGTTGCCGTGCTTGTCGGAGCCGCCCGCGCCGAGCAGACCGTCGAGGGGCGGATTGGGCAGCGGCTGCTTCGTCGTGAAGTCACGCATGTACATCCGCGCGTAGCCATCTTCGTTCACTTCCGCGAACTGAATCCGTTTGTCGCGGGAGAAACCGCAGCCTTCGACTTCCCACTTGGTGTCGAACCAGCCATCGTTGACGTATTCGAGTTTCCTGGTGGTCAAGTCCAAGGTTGCGATCTTGGACATGCCGCTGGGATTATCATTGCAGGTCAGCCAGATTGTCTGTCCGTCAGGCATCAGCTCGATGCTGCCGTAAACTACATCGCCCGAATCGTTGTTCAACTGCTCGTGACGGCCGGTCTTGAGGTCAACGAGAAAGAGATCGTTGTTGACATTGGATGTGTAGCGCGCGACGATGATCCTCGAATCATCCTCGGACAGGTCGTTGATCGCCAGATTGCCGCGCACGCCGTTCGTGTCGCCAAAGACCTTGGCGTAGTTACCCGTCGCCATCTCGAACCGGTAGATGAAGAAGTCCTTCAGATTCTCCTCGTTGGAGCGGAAGAAGAAGGACTGGTCATCATGCGCCCACGCGACGTTGCCGAACTGAACGTTGGGCATGTCGATGAGCTGCTGCTGTCGTCCGGATTGCGGATCCATCCAGAACAGTTGCGAGTTCTCATTGCCGCCGACCGCCGCGGTCGTGATCGCCTGATCGCCCGCCCACGACAGCGAGAAGCCACTCACGCCATCGGTAAACGTGGTCAGCTGCATCGGCCAACCGGCCTCATTGACACGGTAAACCTGCGGCTCGCCGGACATGTTGGCGGTAAAATAGACGTCTTTGCCGTCCCAGCTCACGCCGGACGGTCCACAGCCTCCGATCTGGAGAAACGTGGCGATCTTCGGAACATAGGGGCGGTGCTTGAAGCTGGCCGATTGCTGCGCCTGCGCGGCGGACACTAAAGTCAGAACGAGCGCGGCGAAAATGGTGATCGGATTCTTGGTGTTCATGGTTGGATATCGCCTGCCGCGGGTCGCGGTGTTGAGGTTCCGCGCGCCTCCGGTTCCGCCGGGTACCGAACTGGAGGGTTCGTAACGATTACTTCTTCCAGCTGTGATAATGCGGCAGCAACGGGTGCGTGTCATCGATGCTGTTGGACATCACGGTCGCGACGCTGAACTCCGTGGCTTTGCCGTCGAACGAGATCAACGGCAGCTTGCCGCTCTCCCCGAGGTAGTTGCCGTTTGAGGACTCGAAAGTTTCCGAGCCGGTGTCGAGATAATAAAGTACCGGGCAGCAGTCACAGTTGGCCGCGCGCATGAAACCGGCGCTGTCCCACGAGGAGAAGGTGAACTTGATTTCGCCGACCAGCACGCCGCCTTCCTCGTAGAGTTTTTTCTCGGTGACGCGAAACGCAGCGTTCTCGTCTTCCCACTTCGTGCCTTCGACGTAGTCCGTCACGAGTTCGGCAAAGTCCTTGAACGAGACGTCCTTGTCATCGTCATCGCTCGACAGCAGATTGATGAAGCGAATCGAGCCCGTACCGCTGCCATCGGCGCTCACCTTGAAACGATACTCTTTCTTCTCGGCGACGATGCAACCGGACGCGAGCAGCGAGACCAGCGCCGCCAAGCAGAGCCGGGCGATCAGTCGTGAATGCGGGAATTTTGGCATGGGAGGAAGGGTTAGAGCAGACAAAAAACCGGAATCAGCGGTAGGTGTGAAAGCCCTGTCCGACGAGCACACCGGTGCGCCCGGCGCGAACTTGTCGTTTCAGGAGTGGCACGGGGCGGTAGCGCTCCTCTTTGAATTCCGCGAACAAACCATCCATCACGGCGACCACGCGGTCGAGGCCGATTTGATCGCCCCAGGCGAGCGGCCCGGCGGGATAGTTCACACCGAGTTTCATCGCGGAGTCGATTTCGGCGGCGGTGGCGATGCGCTCTTGCAGCGCCAACGCGGCCTCGTTGACGAGGCAACAGACGGCGCGGACGAGCACTCCCGCGGGCGCATCTTCCACGTGCACGGCGGTCATACCGAGGCTCTCGCAGAACCGGCGTGCCGTGTGGAGCGCTTCACGCGTCGTGTCCGGCGCCGTCATCAATTCGGCGACCTTGGTCTCCGCGAACGGCGGAAGCATGGAGACGCCGATCACACGTTCGGGCATGAGCATCTCGCGGACCAACTCGCCCGTAGAGATCGCCATGGTCAGCGTCAGGATCGGCACCTGCTCATTGAAAACGTCTTCGAGATAGAGCAGGGTTTCGGCCTTGGCTCCGAGATCCGTGCAATGTAGTTCGATGGCGAGATCGAAATCGTCCTCGCCAATAACCGACTCGGAATTCAGCACCGGGAAGTTCTGCGGCGCCTGCTCGACCTCTTCGTCAGGAATCAGCAGACTCACCTGGTGTCCCGCCGCGCGCGCGCGGGCGCCGATCGCAAGGGCATCGGTCAGCGGTCCGCAGACCAGCAGTCGTTCGATGGGATAGAATTCGCCGGTCAGATCGACGCTGTCACTTGCCATCGGCGTATTCGTAGAAGCCGCGGCCACTCTTGCGCCCGAGGTATCCGGCATCGAGCATTTTTTTCTGAATCGGATGCGGACGGTAGCGCGGATCCTCGAAGTAGGCTTCCCAGATCGAGCGCGTCGCCGTGAAGTTGATATCGATTCCGATCAGATCCATGAGTTCAAACGGACCCATCTTGAATCCGCCGGCCCTGAGGATTTCGTCGATGGTCTTCACGTCCGCGACGCCTTCGCCAAGGCAGCGCAAGGCTTCGCCGTAGAACGGGCGGGCGCACCGATTGACGATGAAACCGGGCGAATCTTGCACGAGCACCGGTTCCTTGCCGATGTCGCGCGCGAAACCCAGACAACGCTCGACGACATCGGGGGCGGTCTGGTGTGCCTTCACTACCTCAACCAGTTTCATCCGCGCGGGCGGATTAAAGAAATGCAAGCCGGCCACCCGGTGCGGAAATCGCGTTGGCGCGGCAATCGCGGTTACGGAAAGCGAGCTGGTATTGGTCGCCAGCACGGCATCGGGTGACACGAGGTCATCGCACTTGGCGAACAGCTCTTGCTTGAGTTCAAGGCGCTCCGGCACGGCTTCGATGACCAGTTCAACGCCCTCACAATCGCCGAGCATTTGCGTGTATTTCAACCGCGCATGGACCGCCCGTTCGGCCTCCCGGTCGAGTTTGCCCAGCTCGACGCCCTTTTTCAGATCCGTTTCGATGGATTTTTGCGCGCGCTTCTGGACATCGGGCGCAGGTTCGAACAATACGACATCGCATCCGGCCAGCGCGCAGACCTGCGCGATTCCGGCGCCCATCGTGCCGGCGCCGAGCACGGCGGTTTTGTTGAAACCCTGCGTGCTCACTTACTCAAGGGCTCCGCACTGTTTGAGCAATTGCATCATCTGCGCGGCTTTCGCGTAGGCGGCGACACGCAACGGTGTCCAGCCGTTTTCATTGTGATCATTGACATCCGCGCCGCCGGCGATCAGCACTTTTGCCACCGCCACGTTGTCGTTCAGGCCGCACAGATTGAGCGGTGTCTGTTTGTTGTTATCGCGTGTGTAGAGCAGCGCTCCGGCCTTGAGCAGCAGCGCCGCCGCACCGGAATCCCCGGACAGCGCACAGCAGTGCAGCGGTGTGAAGCCGTCGTTGTTGACGGCATTGACGTCCACCCCGCCGGCGACCAAATAGCGAATCACCGTGTCGGCGCCGCCCCAGGCGGCATAGTGCAAGACCGTGGAGTTATTGGCGTCGAAGTCATTCAGCGAGGAGCCGTTGGTCGTGAACAATTTGAGCAGTTCCAGATCCCCGTCGTGGGCGGCCTGCAAGATCGTCCCCGGCGCACTCTGCGCGGGCAGCAGCGTGTGCAGCGCGAGCATCGTGAGCAGGACGCTCGTCCAGCGGATCGTCGAATTCATCGCACCCGCCCTGGGGAGATCGTTGGCGGCATGGTTACTTCAACAACTCCTTGGTCTGCCACTCCAGTGACTCGCCGAGGCTGGGATCGTATCCCACGTGACGATAGGCGATTTTGCCGTTCTTGTCAATCACGACCAGCGTCGGAATTCCCTGCACGCCATAGTTGCGCGCGATTTCATCGGTACCCAGCAGAATCGGGAAGTGAATCCCGCGCTCTTCGACGAACGGCTTTACGCCGCCGGTGCCACCGCGCTCCCAGACGTTGACTCCAAAGACTTCCACGCCCGCGGGTCTGGACTCCGAATAGAACTTGTCGAGCAGCGGCATGGTCTTGCGGCACGGGCCGCACCAGGTCGCCCAGAAATCCAGAATTACGACCTTGCCCCGCAGGCTCGATAATTTGACGTCTTTGCCATCGAGCCCGTTCACGGTGAAATCCGGGGCCTCCGCGCCGAGGCGTTGTTCGATGGCCGCTTCGCGCCGTTGCGGGGCCGTCTTGGCCATCTCCTGCATGTAGGCCAGCAAGTCCTTCTGCTGGTTCGCCTCAATCCGATTCAGCAGGTCATCCCAACGCGGATCCGATTTGATTGGAATCAGGTCTTCATCCTGCTTGTACTGCTCAAGGTCATTATAACCGCCATCAGTCGCGGCAAACAGCGCGGTAAATGCCGAGTCAGTCATTCCGCTCAGCGTGAAGGCGCAAGCGAGGTTGTAGTAGTTTTCGCCGCGGGGTTCGGCGGCGACGGCCTTGCGCATGGACCGCACGTAGCCGGTCCAGTCCGCCTGCTCGCGTTGCGCCGCACCCAGCGTGTACAGCGCGTCAACGTGCGCGGGGTTCTGTTTGAGGAAGTCGGTGACGAGCTTGGTGGCCTTGTCGATGTCGCCGGCACAGAGCCGCAGTCGGAGTTGGATCGGTTCGAATCGCTCGGGCTGCATGCCGGCGAGTTTGGCATACACTTCGTCGGCGGACTTGGGATCGTCGCGTCGTTCGAAGATTTCGCCCAGCGCGGCCACCGCATAGGGTTGGGACGGATTCGCGTCGATCGCCTTGCGCAGCGCCTGTTCAGCTTTGACCAGTCCCTGATCCTGATCGAAGGTCATGGAGGTGCCGCGAAGCGCGTTGCCCCAGTAATTATCCGGTTCGACCTGCAGAATCTTATCCGCGTAATCCTGACGTTCGCGCGGCGAAGCGGACATCCGACCGGCCAGAAACAGCGCGGCGAGGTTTTGCGGGTTGGCTTCGGCGCGGTCCGCATAGAACTTGCGGGTAGCTTCGACGTTTTCCTGCGCGAGTTCCGTGGATACGAGTAGCTGCAACTCCACATCGTCCGGCGCGCGATCGCGAAAGGCGCGCGCCACGATCAGCCGTTGCGCGAACGTTTTCGTCGAGTCCAGCGCGGCGCGATAGTCGCTGATGCTGGCGGGAGTCTGGTACGGTCGAACGGATAGCTCAAGAGCGAAGGCGGCCAGGGAGGATGCGCCGGCGAGCAGGACGAGCAGGAGTTTGGTCATCGGGAAATGTCGGGAACAGGATCAGGATCGGGAGGGATAAGTTCGCCGCGGCCGGGGTGCTTGACCTTGACCAGCTCACGAACGTAGTCCGGTCCGCCGATCTGTTCTTTGACCAGACCGACACCGGGGGCAAACCAGCGCGAGACGACGAGCCGGGCTTGCTCGATTTGCAGCTGATAGTCCTGGACGGTCAGCGAGCCGTCATTTCGTCTCGACGTCAACGAATCGAACAGTTCGGGCGACGCTTCGGTCACGGTTCGATAGCAATGCTCGAAGGTTCCGGCCGGGACGGTGACCGATTCGAATCCCGCCATGACGGTGCGGGTTCCCGTGTCGGGATCATCCCAGCCTTCGCCGCGGGCGACGGATTCGTCAACCCAAACTTGCCGGAACTCGGGCACAATCCGCGGGGATTCGAGCATGGTCAGCGGCTTCGTCGTGGCAAAGGTGATAGCGGAATCACTCTGGATCAAAGTGCCGTCGCCCATGTCGATACCGTCGATCGTCAGCGAGAAGACCTTCACGCGTTTGCCGCCCAACCAGTTCTGCCGCCAACTATATTCGGTGGTGACGTCGCCCCGCCGCTGGCGGTAAACCATCGTTCTCCGGTCCAGCAGCGGGAAGTGGGCGGTTCCGGCAATCGGGTACTTTCGTTCCGGTCCGCCGCAACCGGACGCGAGCACGAACAGCAACAGCGCGCCAATCGCGACTCCCCGAAACTCCGCTCGACAAGACGAACGCTTCACACGACTCCCATCAAATGCATCAACCCGATTTGCCTACGGAGTGGGATCAATCGCCGTCACGCGAAACATTCGGATGGTGTCCACGGTCGCGGGGGCGACGTAGAACGTGTCCGTCACGGTGTCGATCGCGAGAAACGGGTCGAGCGCGTAGCGAGCGGCATAGATAACGTATCCGGGCACCGGCGGATCGAGCGCACATCCGATGGACGACACGTAGATTCCGCCCCAGACAACTTTGATGCTGTCCTCCAGTCCGATGATCACGACGCTGTCCGGTTCATCGGGCACGGAGAACTGCGTCACGGTCATCGGAAATTCAAAGTAATCGTTGACTGCGTTTGCCGCATTCGTTCGCATCCGCAGCGTATCCGCGAACGAGCCGTCGAGCCCGTCACCGAAACGCGGCAAGATCGAACACGAAGTGTACGCCCCGGGTGCCACGTAGAACGAATCGGCACACGTTTCCTGCGCGGAGAAGCCCGGCGTGGTCAGCGGCAGCGGTACGGAGACCAGCAAGGTATCGGTGCCAAAATTTTTGATGTGAAGTGCGCGTTGGCGGGCGGTCCCGCACTCGACCACACCGATATCCCACGAATAGATCGGGGTGGTCTGGTCGGGCAATTCGATGAAGGCGATTTGGCCGTTGCTGGATCGGACGGAGAAATCGATGTCTGATTCATCGCTACCGCCGACGGGCAGTTGTGTCACGCGAATCCGGCAGCTGTCCGATGGCGGCTGGCCGATGGCGACGACCTCGGCGCCGTCGTCCGGGGTACTGCCGGTCAGGATTTCCCACGGGCCATCGGGGTAATCGCGGTTCAGCTCGATTCTTACATTAGCGACGGGCGGGCTGCTGAACCATGAAACCGTGTACGGAAGCAACACGGTCCACTCCTCATAGCCGTTGGGCGCCAGCAGCGAGAGCGCGCCTTCGGCCCCGGTCTTGACCAAGTAGATATCCGCGTTTCCACTGAAGGAGAAGCTGTATCCACACATCACGATCCCGCCGTCACTCATCTGTTCGGCATCGAGACAGTAATCCTGTTGAGCGCCGCCGTAGTTGCGCGTCCACGTGACCACGCCGTCGGGCGTGTATCGGGAAAGGAAGTAATCGGTTGATCCAACGGCGAGGGAGTAACCGGCTAGATAGCATCCACCTTCCGCGGTAGGCATGACCGACCACGCGGGACCTCCGCCGACTCCCGCCGTCCGCGTCCAGGTGGTGTCACCGGTTCCGGTAATCTTCAGCAGGTAGGGATCGCCGGAGGGGAATCCGGTGGACGTGGTGTAGCCGCAAACGAAGTAGCCGCCGGTATTGTCCGGACGAATCGAGTAGCCGACGTCGGTCAGCGTGCCGCCGTAAGTACGGGTCCAGAGCGTGTCGCCGTTGGCATCCGTCCGCACGACATAGACGCCCTCGGCACCCGCGCCCGCCGATGATGAATACCCGGCAATCACGAAGCCACCGTCAGATTCAAGGATAATATCATGACCGACTTCTGATCCGGTGCCGCCGATGCGTCGCGTCCAGAGGGTATCGCCGACGGAGCTGAATCTCACGAGCCACAATTGCGATCCGCCGGAGTTGCGCGTGCCGCACATGATGTAGCCGCCGTCGTCCGTCTGTTGCACGCCGTAACCGCGTTCAATGGCGCCCGATGTTCCGACGTATTTCACCCACGACGTATCCCCCGCGGCGGTGAGCTTCACGAGCCAGGCATCGCCGGTGCTATTGATCTTTTTGGAGAAACCGGTGAGGATGTACCCGCCATCGCTGGTCTGTTGGATGTCGAATGCCTGATCGTCCGGCACACCTCCGACGGTCCGGGTCCATTCCAGTGTACCGGCGGCCGAGTATTTGAGCACGTAGCCGTCGATCCCGCCGGCGCCGAACGAGCGGGTCTCTCCGGCCAACACAAAGCCGCCATCGTCGGTTAGATCGAGGGCGTTGGCATAGTCAATGTTACCGCCTCCCGTGACGCGTGTCCAGAGGGTGTCCGGGTCGGGCTGGGCGATCGCACCAACGGTCATGCTGAGGCAAACGGTTAACATAATAAGTTTCAACATCTTGCACTCCTTTATCGTCGTCGCTCTATCCATGTTTCATCTATGCAATACCCCAATTGGCCAATATACCAAAATCACTCAGGATTGTCAAGCAACTCAAGGATTTTGAGTAGTTTGGGGTGGGTAATGGCTTGGCATTGCGCGTGGTTAGTCGCTGCGGCAGCGTTCGATACGCGGGAAATTCGATGCTTTCTCTCCGGCCCGGCTCTACTTCTTCAAGCGTGCGGAGAGCCGAGCGGCCAGTAGGGCATCCTCTTGGAGCGACTTGCGGAGCTGTTCCAGGCTCATGGTCCGGAATTCGGGATTTGGAACCTGCAACCGGGCATGGTCGAGGTTGGATTCGTTATACCAATCCGGGATGGCCGAGACGGTTAGCATGTTCTCAAACGGGAGCTGGAAGACGTACCCATCGCAGTAATCCTGCAGTTTGAACGCGTCGTATCCCGCCGCATAGACCGCCCCGGGCGCGGGCAGTGAGCCGAACGGAGTTCCTTTCGTGTCGAAGGCGACCGGGTATGCGGTCGGGCCGAGTTCAGCCATCAGCGCGTCCACCACGCCCTCTACCGGTCTGACCAATCCCTTGTCGTAGCCTCCGGCCTTGTACCACGGCGAATGCAGGAAGATCGTGATCGCGCGTTTGCCGACGGCGCGATAGACGAAGTTGCCCATGCGGTCCGTTTCGAAGCGGATGAACTTGCCGGTGGCACCATCCACGATCGGTTGCTGGAATTCGCTGAACGCGTGATGCATTCCGCTATAGACGCAGACTTTACGGCCCGCGTTGACCTGATTGAGAATGACATCAGCCCAAAACTTCTCGCCGCCGCCGCGCCAGACTTGGCGCTTGATCTCATCGTTGTCGCGATCCGCTTCGGTCTTGATCAGACTCCAGTCCGGGGAATCATTCACACCGAGAATCCGGAACCGCGGTGCCGTCGCGGGCAGGTCGTGGTTGAGCGTCCAGGCCGCCTTGTAGATATCCACGTACTCCTGAAATCCCCAGGGCACAAATTGCAAGAACA belongs to candidate division KSB1 bacterium and includes:
- a CDS encoding S9 family peptidase; the encoded protein is MNTKNPITIFAALVLTLVSAAQAQQSASFKHRPYVPKIATFLQIGGCGPSGVSWDGKDVYFTANMSGEPQVYRVNEAGWPMQLTTFTDGVSGFSLSWAGDQAITTAAVGGNENSQLFWMDPQSGRQQQLIDMPNVQFGNVAWAHDDQSFFFRSNEENLKDFFIYRFEMATGNYAKVFGDTNGVRGNLAINDLSEDDSRIIVARYTSNVNNDLFLVDLKTGRHEQLNNDSGDVVYGSIELMPDGQTIWLTCNDNPSGMSKIATLDLTTRKLEYVNDGWFDTKWEVEGCGFSRDKRIQFAEVNEDGYARMYMRDFTTKQPLPNPPLDGLLGAGGSDKHGNIYVSFSGPTRAPDVWKWNPTTKELKQLTFSIYAGIDRSMFIEPRLVRFESFDKLQIPAFLYLPPSWKQGQPVPFVIDAHGGPEGQARPGFIRNYQYLMLNGYGVLAVNPRGSSGYGRDFMALDNYKKRKDSLKDYKAAADWLVKLGYSAPGMMAIRGGSYGGYVSLGMITEYPTLFSAAVCDVGIANFVTFLTNTASYRRALREAEYGPLSDSTFLATISPIHKAGDVKTPLLLIHGANDPRVPIGEARQMCAAISANGGIVDTLIFADEGHGSAKKENTIQTYEKQIEFFDAYLKPKTVKVKE
- a CDS encoding 3-hydroxybutyryl-CoA dehydrogenase — its product is MASDSVDLTGEFYPIERLLVCGPLTDALAIGARARAAGHQVSLLIPDEEVEQAPQNFPVLNSESVIGEDDFDLAIELHCTDLGAKAETLLYLEDVFNEQVPILTLTMAISTGELVREMLMPERVIGVSMLPPFAETKVAELMTAPDTTREALHTARRFCESLGMTAVHVEDAPAGVLVRAVCCLVNEAALALQERIATAAEIDSAMKLGVNYPAGPLAWGDQIGLDRVVAVMDGLFAEFKEERYRPVPLLKRQVRAGRTGVLVGQGFHTYR
- a CDS encoding 3-hydroxybutyryl-CoA dehydrogenase, with amino-acid sequence MGAGIAQVCALAGCDVVLFEPAPDVQKRAQKSIETDLKKGVELGKLDREAERAVHARLKYTQMLGDCEGVELVIEAVPERLELKQELFAKCDDLVSPDAVLATNTSSLSVTAIAAPTRFPHRVAGLHFFNPPARMKLVEVVKAHQTAPDVVERCLGFARDIGKEPVLVQDSPGFIVNRCARPFYGEALRCLGEGVADVKTIDEILRAGGFKMGPFELMDLIGIDINFTATRSIWEAYFEDPRYRPHPIQKKMLDAGYLGRKSGRGFYEYADGK
- a CDS encoding ankyrin repeat domain-containing protein — encoded protein: MNSTIRWTSVLLTMLALHTLLPAQSAPGTILQAAHDGDLELLKLFTTNGSSLNDFDANNSTVLHYAAWGGADTVIRYLVAGGVDVNAVNNDGFTPLHCCALSGDSGAAALLLKAGALLYTRDNNKQTPLNLCGLNDNVAVAKVLIAGGADVNDHNENGWTPLRVAAYAKAAQMMQLLKQCGALE
- a CDS encoding redoxin domain-containing protein; translation: MTKLLLVLLAGASSLAAFALELSVRPYQTPASISDYRAALDSTKTFAQRLIVARAFRDRAPDDVELQLLVSTELAQENVEATRKFYADRAEANPQNLAALFLAGRMSASPRERQDYADKILQVEPDNYWGNALRGTSMTFDQDQGLVKAEQALRKAIDANPSQPYAVAALGEIFERRDDPKSADEVYAKLAGMQPERFEPIQLRLRLCAGDIDKATKLVTDFLKQNPAHVDALYTLGAAQREQADWTGYVRSMRKAVAAEPRGENYYNLACAFTLSGMTDSAFTALFAATDGGYNDLEQYKQDEDLIPIKSDPRWDDLLNRIEANQQKDLLAYMQEMAKTAPQRREAAIEQRLGAEAPDFTVNGLDGKDVKLSSLRGKVVILDFWATWCGPCRKTMPLLDKFYSESRPAGVEVFGVNVWERGGTGGVKPFVEERGIHFPILLGTDEIARNYGVQGIPTLVVIDKNGKIAYRHVGYDPSLGESLEWQTKELLK
- a CDS encoding ChaN family lipoprotein, producing the protein MQLLMLLVLLVVGLSGCTEKRTASLLTPQLKSTLSEYLQQHGQRPVEYVLTKFKDHDVVFIGEFHKLGQDLHFVQNLIPKLYADSVRILATEFARREDQPLIDSLLNSPTYDEMLARKIVFLQFVPWGFQEYVDIYKAAWTLNHDLPATAPRFRILGVNDSPDWSLIKTEADRDNDEIKRQVWRGGGEKFWADVILNQVNAGRKVCVYSGMHHAFSEFQQPIVDGATGKFIRFETDRMGNFVYRAVGKRAITIFLHSPWYKAGGYDKGLVRPVEGVVDALMAELGPTAYPVAFDTKGTPFGSLPAPGAVYAAGYDAFKLQDYCDGYVFQLPFENMLTVSAIPDWYNESNLDHARLQVPNPEFRTMSLEQLRKSLQEDALLAARLSARLKK